In Corvus moneduloides isolate bCorMon1 chromosome 6, bCorMon1.pri, whole genome shotgun sequence, the sequence ctttattcaaataaagttgCAGGAACCTCTGTCTCCTTTGTGGACACTGGCTTTTCACATCGTGATTTTCTGCATACACCAAATCACAAATCTCGAAGTCATTtgcagaaaagaattttttttcacagtttttttcagcctggaaaagagagggCTTCTGGAAGACCTAATTGCTGCCTTCTGGTACCTGAAGGGAACTTACGAGGAAAGATGGGGCAAGACTATgtacaagagcatgtagtgacaggacaaaggggcatgtctttaaattgaaagagagtaggtttagattaggtattagaaaaaattctttactctgagggtggtgaggcacaggaataggttgcccagagaaactgtgaatgccccatccctgaagtgttcaaggccaggttggatggagagagctctgagcaacccggCCCCAcgagggaaaagaaaaaagtctaggTGAATTGTTTTGAAGGAAGCTGCTTAGGAGTATGTGAGGCAAACTGCTCCCTACACTTCCTGAGTGAAGAAAAGGGTACTGATATCTGACTCAGGCAAGAATAGTGTTCCTTGGATTGGTTTTGTCTGGTGTGGTCTGATGCAGTTTTTGCCCAAACTGACAAGCACTGAGATCAGTTTTGAAATTAAACTCTACTGCAAATGACAGTGGCTGAAAGAAGACAAAACTGAGCAGCAGATGTGTTCCAGGAAGTGCCTTCACTCTGAGTTCGCTCTGGCCTCGGCACACGCTGGGAAGAGCTATTCATAGTGTAAATTGAGAAACTCCAGCTTGTCATTAAGTGACAATGTTTGTACCTACACATGTCCAAGTCTCACTTGACCTTGCCACCACCCACACAGCTCTCAGTGTCTGCTGGTGTTTTGGTCTCGTGAACAGTATTTTTAGCACAGACCATCAGATGTGATTATGAGCCATCAGGCACCATATATGGCAGCAACTCTTaccttaaaaatgtttttgtagaAAACAATGCTTGTCTGCTTTTTCTGAGGTAAAAGGAGCAGGAGTTTTGCTGCAGTGACCAATAGTCATATCACTATATGATACCTCATGtgtaaagaaaactgaattacGTCTCAGATCTTTGTACATAACATTTCACAGCTCCCATCGAggcttctgaaaatgtttcactTACACGTCATCAAGCAGGCTTGGTTTTCTGTGAGATGGTAAGTGCTCACTGCCACTGCAAACCTGGCAGACTGTATCTAACCCTGCATCCATCCTGCACTTGTATTCTTCAAATGTGGGGCATGATCCAAGCTCGCTTCCTCTAAAAGGACAGACCCATAATGTCAGGTGGTTGCACTGCTACTTTAAGTAGTTAcaattttgcagttttctgcatTCTCTACCACTTTTGTTCCATTTACTGCCCAGTAAACAATAAAAtctaagaaacaaaattttcttaGACTGCTGTCATGAGATCCTTGGAAACACTTGTGCCTTTCAGAGAGAGAACATTTCCAGGAAACTGCCCAGCCTTGTGCCAGAAACAACTGTGTGCATCAGTCATCTTGTTCCACTGAAGAGGTAGATTGCCAGCAGTGCTAGAGCAGCCTTTCCACACCTCTGCTTTGATCTAAATGGAGAACTTTTGCAATCAGTTCAATTTTTGTGACCCAGTCAGTCCTTGGTGTTTCTTTCATAGCAGCCAACAAGATGACcagtttcctgcagcagcaggtgtgTCCAGTGAAAACCAGACTCACCTTCACTAGCCAACTTCCTGGTATCTGTTAAGTACCTGACAGAGTCAACCATAGCTTAATATCTTCTCCAGGCTTTTTGGGAAAGAAGGAACATTCAGCCCTTCTAGATATGTGCAAGCATTAGTGTGTGCCCAGCAAAATGCCAGACCCCTCCCAGAACACAGCTGCCAGCTTTCAGAGATATCACTGGGGTTTGTGAGATGTGCAAAATGGCAAAATGGTGTTGAGCAAGAATTTATACCTGCAAACAAGAAGACAAAtgtttgctctgctgctcaTGAATTCATAGTAGACAGGAGCTCATGTGGAAGTTTAATTTGtgcaaaatactgtttaaaaatcAATCATAAGGGTTTTGAGTTACACAGTGGCATAGAATTGTTGCTTTGTAAAACAGTGCAAGGTTTACAGATTTTCCATCATTATAAAAGACAATTTCCCCAATTTTCCCACTGATGTGGCTGTAGTCATTGTTCTCTAAGTCATGTGAAAGGGGAGTCTCTAAGCATCACGACAGCAAAAATGTAGCAATTAAATTGAATCTCTGGAGAGATTGAGAGAAGTTCAGAAATTTGCCTAAAAGGAAGAGAGTAAATTTCTTCTTGTCTCACATCTGCTTAAGTCTTTCCAGGCttaaagaagaggaaggggCATATTTGCTCTGGATAACTTCCCAGATGAACTGTTAGAAGCCTTCTCTCTGTCACAACATTAGCTAAAATGAGTAAGTAGAAGTTCCTGACGAACACGACAGGCTTCCGAGTCCACTGATTCCATTTGCTCGTACTCTTCTTCCGGTTGTTCCACGTGTCCTGTGGCTGGTGAAGACCACACATCCAGTCCATGTTCCAGGGAGATGTTATGAAGCACGCAGCAGGCCAGAATGATGTGGCTGGACTTCTCTGGAGAATACTGCAGGGTGCCTTTGGACCCATCGAGGCAGCGGAACCGCGACCGAATGGTTCTGAACGTCCGCTCAATGACGTTGTGAGTGGCGGAATGGGCCATGTTGTAGCGGTACTCTGCAGGCGTCTCGGGGATGTGCAGAGGGGTCATCAACCACGTCCGGAGCAAGAAGGAGCTGTCACCTGTTAGCAGTGCAAAGGAGCAGGGCAGGTTACACACCTACAGTTAGCCACAGGTACCAGCTTGGTTTTCTGGTACAGCAGATACAGAGTAACTTCTCCGTCTGGCTAAAAGAGAAGGCACGAAAGAAGTAACTCTGGTTTACAAATGTGACAAAGTAAAGGCATTcagttttaaacaagaaaattcTGGAAGATTTTCCACAGAAGAGTTTTAAGAGAATTAATCTTCTGCATAAAACAGGGGAAAACAGCTGGACTAGGACAGTACCGAGAATTTAAAATTGCATAATTCAGCAAGGAAAGGTGTAGGATACTGAAAGAAAGCTATTAACAGAATAAATGGAGATTAATACATACAATAATCAGATTGTATAAAACACATATTGGAAGTTACTGTTCTAAGCTTCCAAGATAAGGGTTGTCCAAACTGAATCATAGATCTCAAAGCAATTTGCAGGAAAGCAATTGAAAGTAAGCATATCACTTGTGCCCAGAGGTTCTCATTCAGTAAGGAGACAATATATAATACACTTTCTACTGAAAACAAGGATGAAAAATTGACTTACCAAGTAGCCAGCCATCTTTATGTAGTTCAGTTTCAAACTGGCTTGTGAGGGCTGCCTGCTCTAAAACCGTGCAGTCAGGCAGGCTGCCTGGCCAGTGCGTTTCAGCACTAAGGAGGACTCCTCTGGAATCACACACCATGAGGCAGTTCAGGGAATGAAGACCCTTTCGGTTCACATAGGACAGATCCTCAGCATTTGGAGCTTTGATTGCCACATGGGTGCAGTCAACCACGCCCAGCACTCCCGGCATTCCTGCTAGCCCATAAAAGTCATCCTTCAGGGTCTGTACAGTAGCTTCATCCTCAGGAAAGTGAATGAACTGTGAGGCTCTTTCCACCAGTGCCTCAGTTACATTGGCAACACACCGGCTCATCGAGGCTTGGCTAATGCCAATAGCATCCCCCATGCGAGTCTGGAAGGAGCCAGAGGTATAGAAACCCAACGCAGCAAGTATTTGCGTCTCTGGACTGATGGCCCTGGACCGCTGTGTAGGGCGTGACAGAGTGGCTCCCAGGAGATCCACCAGGTAGTAAATGAATTGTCGGGGAAAGCCGTACGTGGATACTAGATACTCATCCGTGACATCCTCCAGCTTGAAGCGATCCAAAGTCCTGTGTCCGCGGCCATAGAGCAAGAGGTCGCAGTCAAGAACCGCGATAGGTACGGCCATGGCTGACGGCCGGGGCGTTCCCTGGGCTCCTATCTGACAGGGCTTTCCTAGAGGCTTCACCTGCataaaggaaaggagaaggataCTCAGAACAGTTATTACTGGTGAGCTTTTCGGACTCCGTTACCATTTTCCTTTTAGTCTGATCATCCAGCAAACCTTTCTACTTCcttttatctgcttttaaatACACGGGCAGCCAGGTGGGCTCACCGCCGAGCCGACAACTCTGCCTGGCGCTGACAGGAACTTACCTCCCGTGGCGGAGAGGGAGCTGGAGCCGTCCCCAGTCACCGCCGCCGGGGCACGGCAGACACGAGCCGCGGGCAGCCCGGCGGGCGGTGCCCTTGCCGGGCGCCCCGGACCCCACGGGCCGCTCGACCCCCGCCGGACTTGTCCCAGCCCTTACCGACCCCGCGGCCGCTCCCTGGCGGTCCCCGCCGGCCGGGCCCCCCGCCGGCCGCGGTAGATTCGCCACAGGCAGGGGCTAccggcgggagcggcgccgggCGCTGCCCCGCTTTTCTCGGCCTCGGCGACCTCCTGCCCCGCCGGATCGCGGGCTCAGCgcgccgcgggcgggcggggagcggcgaCTGCGTGTGGAAACTGCCGCTGCGGACACTCAGGcacctcccttcttccctccctcccttcctccttccttccttcccccccccccgcccgcagcggatgaaaacaaacagcagcgacggcgatggcggcggcgcggcgcaGCCCGCGGTTCTGAGGGCagcggcagccccggcccggcccccgcctcCGGCCGCGCACCCCCGCCGGCGCTGACACTCGCGGCGAGACCCCCGGGCCGGgaacgaggaggaggaggggcgCCGGTCGGAGCCCCGGTGCGGCTTCGGGGCTTGGAGGCGGCGGGCTCTCCCCGTGCCCGGTTGGGGCGCGGAGGAGGCgccggggcgcggcggcggagcgggccCCGCGCGGGATGAGCCGCCGCGCCGCCAGCACTGCCGGCTCCGCGCAGGTACCGCGGGCCCcgcagggagggctgggagctccGCGAGCCTGCGGGAGGCCCTTCGAGGGGAGGGGGCCGCGACGTGGGCCTTAAGCCTTTGGCTGCGGCTTCGTGTCTCTGTTTTACTTTGCTTCGCTGCTCGCGGGGGTCGCTTCCCGACAGCCGCGCGTTGGCTGCGATTCGTTTTCCTAACGACTGGTGGCTGTCAGTAAAGCCTGGGAAAGATGTGGCCCGCTGTAATCTCAGCAAGTggccttttaaaatcaaaatgcttCAGAGCCTGTTGGAAATAGTAGAACGTGAGACCCCACGCGCCATTGTGTAGTTTTCCTGTAACATGCGAGTTTGCGGTATACTGGGAAATAGAGGTTTACAGGTGGTCgtatctttctttcctgttggaGCTGGGGCTCTTGGGGCACAGTCAGAGAGAGTCATTCCCGTGGATTCGGTGGgagcagagacaccttccatATCAGTGAACAGGTAGACTCCTTGGACTAAGCCTACAAACTGCCTACTTACAAATCCCAAAAGCTGTGTGACTGGGCACATACCAAGGGGGAAAAACATGGCACATTACTGCCTTAGCTGAAAATTAGTTGGCTGTCCAAATAAAGTTTAGAGCATCTCCAAATTATTGCAGGAGTGGCCTGACCTGGAGGACCCCTCCCTCTCGTGGcaagaaataaatctttcagGTGAGCCAGGCTGTATGTAGATGTCCAGAAGGATCATACAGgatcattttattttgcttgaatGGTATTGTATAATCTTAAGATTTCTGAACATGTGTTCATACAAGAGTTGAGAGGTGGTGATTATGTTGGTGGTTATAGTACAGGGTGTGTAGAAGCAGATTCTGGTTTAGTCTGTATACTTTGGCTTGACAAACAGAGAGGATGGACCTTTGAACTGATACCAGTTTTAGACCTTAGAGAAGGACTGTAACTGCTGGTCAACAGGAATTACTTAATTTCGTTTCTAAGTCAgtggagcaggcagtgctggctttAGTAAGGTATTTACTAAGTTGCAGAGTCATTTATTGGTTGTAAAGTGAATCTGTTTCCTGATCCAGATGAAAAATTACCTCTCTATCAATCAAGACCTGAGCATTATAGTGAACTACAGAACCTTTGATTACATCAAAATGTTTATATTAtgtaaaacagtttttctgctAGAATTTaatcttctctttaaaaaaaaaatccataaaccTCAAAGAATGAGAGTGTCACACCTTAGAACTGTTTGCTACTTCTCCCCAGGTTTCTGACTAATCTACTAAGAAGGCAGAATGGAGATTAATTTTAAGTAATTGTAGGATACTGGCGTTTGACTTGTAGGCCCAGTCTTGAAACAGTGTTCCATATTTATGAAGATCTTTTTATAGTCGCTTATTAGTGTGCTCAAAATACCCGCTTGCAGTGAAGCTTCTTGGTCATTCAAGGGGGGATGTGTTCTAGGCACTCTTAAAAGCTTCAAAAACTTCCATGTGCTTCTTGTTTATTGCATGGTTCAGTGAGGCTTTTTTGAGCTTCTCATAGGACATCCTTGGGGACTGGATTTGGGTCCTGTATGAACAAGCTCTGGAAGAGTGGTATGGGCAAGGAGCACAGTCTGGGGGGCACAATCAGGTAACTGGGAACAAACATCTGGGATGAGTGATGTCCACAGCCCTCTCCTTACAGCTCTACCCGctctggttttttccctcttgtctTTTCAATTTCACTCTGGGATAAGAACCATGAGTAATTATTTTGCATTGATGAATGTCTGgttgaaaggaaagaaagatgacTTTAAGTTGTAGTAGCCATGGCTCAGAGAGAATGTAGGAGATGATGGAAGCAGCCTGTGTATGCTTTCCCCAGCAGCAGTAATAATGCCTGGTATGTGTTGGGTGcttctgctcctttcctgtttATGTAGGTGTCAGATGTACTCGCTCAGTTCCCATGGACGGAACACGTACTGTAAAGCTGGTGATCCCAGGTGTTCCGTGCACCTGTTGTGTGCCACGTTACAGGTGtatgccagcagcagggctgctctcggCTGGGAGCATGGCTTGGAGCACGGCGTGCTGGTCGCTGTGGTTCCTCTGGCCTCTGCTGAGGCATGAAGGGGAGGGCTCTTGCAGCTCCTTGCATCATGCAAACAGCGCCATCACCTTATGCTGATGTGTCCTTCTCCTCGCAGAAGGAGGGTATAAATAGCAGTAGAGCGTATAAGGCACAATGCTTAGATGTTAAACTGTTGGATAAAATCTGCCTCAACCTTGTGAGAAGGAATAAGGATTTAGTCAAGAGAGCCACACGTAGCAGTTCTCTTTTGAACATCCTGTTTCTGATGTTTCTATTCACAGTAAAGTGAAGACAAAGgcatataaataaaagcaatagtATAAAAATGGGTGTTGCAGGAAGAGGGAGACAAAGCAAAAAGCCCCATGGACAAGATGCTTGTTGCATCACATGCTGGTGAATATATTGGTTTACTTAAGGGATTACCTGGTTATGGGGAAATCAGTCATGTGTATTTTTCTAACCTAGACCAAAGATTATTTCCTTCTAGTTGTTATTCAGTGTAAAATGAGCCAGTGTTTTCCTTGAGTTAAGCGTAGGCCTGTGCAGTAGCACTTAACAAGGAGCCGTGCTGGCATCACAACCTACAAGACATGAGAAGTTGAGTGAGGTAGGGGGAACTAAGTTTaaacaattttcttcctgttcaggTCAGCTGTGACAGCTAACCTGTGAGTACTGAggaatttttgtaaataaaaagtttGCTGTAATTCTAGCTCCATCTTTATTCTTATCAAGACTGATTCTAAAGGTGAACACTGTTTTAAGCTTTAGAAGGTCTCAGGCAATCACCAGAGGCCCTCCCACAAAAATGAGGAGATGATCGTTGTCAGATGAGAGCCCTTAGACATTTCAGGAGCTGAGTTCCAAAGTCTCAGTTTCCCCATGAAATTACTTACTCCTTTCCAGGAAACCTTGCCTGATACTTTCTGCTCTACTTTGGGCTCTGGTGGGTCAACTGTTGCTGGCATTTGGAGCTTGAGAGGTAACAGCATGAATCTCCAAATGTTTCATGAATGTTACAGGTAGTTTGAGATCTTGCAGGAAGAATCccagttctgctgcagcagggcagaacCATGAGGCTCTCGTTTTTTTAACCTTCTGGTAGCTGTTTCTCTCCTCTAGAGATATTTGGGTATCTGGTCATTAGAACTAATTCTTGTACTGCACATAAAACCATGCTGATGATCATCTTTACTTCCTCTCTTAACAGACCAGTGAGCCTAACACCTTCCATTAGTTCCCAAGTGTCTTGAAATAGTTGatatcagaatttttttccagcctcaaaAGGCAAATGTGGGTGCTTCATTTGACAGCTCTCCCACAATATCAGCATATGTATTTCCTTGCATCTTTCTGCAGGGGTCACATTCCACTTTTCACATTAAAAACCAGTatgatttttttagtatttaaacatttaaatgtcAGCATTCTCTTCACTgagaaagatgtattttttaatgcagtattttattGCCTATATCAGCCAGGTTTGTCAAAGATCTCAGATTTCCTCAACCCTTACAGTGCTTCACTTAATTAagtcaaaagaataaaaacaagttGTTCTTGCCtagagttttgtttgtttggaggggttgtggtttttttgtagtGGTACATATCTGTACTatagggttatttttttttgagtgcTGCATCAATTAACCATCTAGCACTTTAAATGCTGACTTCCTTTTGCACCCCCCACAGTGGAAAAGGTCTGTAATCTCAGTCTAGTGGAGGTAAATGCAGGGAAAGAAGGCATAACAGTTTTAATAAGGAGGTTAAAATATCCAAAGGATAATTTGATAATGCATCTGATGTTGAATCACTTGTGCTGTTAGCTCTCAATATAAATTACAATTTGAATGAGAGCAGTACAGCTCAAGGAGATGCAGTATGAATGTAGCCTAGGAATTTTCAACCATGTTACATGTCCAGCTTTCTTTTTATAGAGTCATTTAGAAAGCAGCACTGTTCTCTATAAAATGCTCTGTAAATTGCAGCACTCTTATCTCGCAGCCCTTTTTGATTGATGCTCCTAAAGCATTAGGCCTTTACTGTCACCAAGTGCAGTATTTTAACTAGAGCTACTGTGCATGTGCGTGGTCATTAAAGATTCTGTATTTTCCGTGTGAGCAGAGCTATCGGCCCTTTTGCCCTCCAAGCTTTAATTTGTATAACTAGCAGACCTTGCTGTAAGTTCAGTCTTTGCTTAACGATTGAACACTGAATAACactgtgcacagcagctgctcgTGCTCCCTGACCTCAGCTTGCTGACattcctgtgaggagcagcacgTTCCATAAATATGGGATGTTTGATGAGCTGCTTCAGGCTGATTAGCTGTCTCAAAACTGCAACAGGAGTTAAGAGTGAATTAATGCTTTGAAGGCTTACGAGCAAAAATTACAATGAATGCTGCTAATTAAGGTGTTCCTCCCCAATGGTCTCTGTATGATTATTAACTTACAGGTGAAGAAGCTGAGAGACAGAAGAATTGTGATTTATCCCAGGCCATGTGACATGGTGGCAGAAATAGGATTAgtgccttgccctgccctgcttcAGACGCTATGCAAGTTCATTGTGTTCCTAGAAAcaattgtattttgaaaaacaaggcAGTGTCAATGTCAAAGCTACATACTTATTATCAGAGCTTTCAAGAGAAGTGAACAGAGGATTTTGGTCTCTTTCTTGataaaaatgtgtcttttcAGTTGGTTGTAGGTAAATTTGTAGCTGTACAGTTTTATTGCAAGTACTATTTGTTGAAAGTAAAGAAGCAGTGTAGCCTATTCCTGTAAGGGTTTATTGTACAGATTTCTGCTGAAATACCGCTGAAATACTTTCTAAGAATTTCAGGCTCAAGAAAAcaatttggtttggttttgacCAGTGCTGCTAGCTGAAGATACATTATTTTTGTAGCAGAGACCTCCATGTCTGATGGTTAGCTTGGCATAGAATGCAGTCGGTGTGGTGTTGGGGTGTTCtgggttggttttctttgttgttgtttgttttgcttttttgaatTAAGCTAGCAAAATTGTAGAACTTGTACTGAGTTTTAATTGTGAGCCctctttgttgttttaattttttttatctttgctcTGACCAGATAAACTATCAATGCGCCTTCATACCTCACACTCACCTCCCAAAGGTTTTAACATGTTAGGATTTTGACAGGTAGAGGGCTTTGGTGcttataatttcttttgaagtggCCTctaatggcaaaaatattttgaaatctaaaaaaatcttcagaaagctgaaggaaGACTTCATTCCCAGACCTGTGCTATATTTCAGATTGCCATATGCAATGGACACTGATCTCAGTTCCCAGGaca encodes:
- the HARBI1 gene encoding putative nuclease HARBI1, with the protein product MAVPIAVLDCDLLLYGRGHRTLDRFKLEDVTDEYLVSTYGFPRQFIYYLVDLLGATLSRPTQRSRAISPETQILAALGFYTSGSFQTRMGDAIGISQASMSRCVANVTEALVERASQFIHFPEDEATVQTLKDDFYGLAGMPGVLGVVDCTHVAIKAPNAEDLSYVNRKGLHSLNCLMVCDSRGVLLSAETHWPGSLPDCTVLEQAALTSQFETELHKDGWLLGDSSFLLRTWLMTPLHIPETPAEYRYNMAHSATHNVIERTFRTIRSRFRCLDGSKGTLQYSPEKSSHIILACCVLHNISLEHGLDVWSSPATGHVEQPEEEYEQMESVDSEACRVRQELLLTHFS